The following are encoded together in the Methanosarcina flavescens genome:
- a CDS encoding TspO/MBR family protein translates to MVKKINFFKLLVSILLCQFAGAIGSVFTASSLENWYPLLQKPIFSPPSWVFFPAWVTLYTLMGISFYLVWEKGLQKEGVKMAMFIFCVQLILNALWSFIFFGLQSPYYAFIEIILLWLAIFLTIVKFMEVSKTASYLLLPYILWVSFAMLLNYYLWILNA, encoded by the coding sequence ATGGTTAAAAAGATTAATTTTTTCAAACTTCTCGTTTCTATCTTGCTCTGCCAGTTTGCAGGGGCAATAGGCTCGGTGTTTACAGCTTCATCTCTAGAGAACTGGTATCCTTTACTGCAAAAGCCGATTTTCAGTCCTCCATCCTGGGTCTTCTTTCCAGCCTGGGTTACGCTTTATACGCTTATGGGAATCTCATTTTACCTTGTGTGGGAAAAAGGGCTCCAAAAAGAGGGGGTCAAGATGGCGATGTTTATTTTCTGTGTTCAGTTAATCCTTAATGCCCTATGGTCTTTTATTTTCTTTGGGCTACAATCCCCCTACTATGCTTTTATCGAGATTATCTTGCTATGGCTTGCAATTTTTCTGACAATAGTGAAATTCATGGAAGTTTCAAAAACAGCTTCTTATTTGCTGCTCCCCTATATCCTTTGGGTTAGCTTCGCTATGCTGCTTAACTACTATCTCTGGATTCTTAACGCGTAA
- the glnA gene encoding type I glutamate--ammonia ligase, whose translation MVQTKKCTTKEDVIETVNERDVKFIRTQFTDILGTIKSWAIPVEQLEEAFENGVMFDGSSIQGFTRIEESDMKLVLDPSTFRILPWRPATGAVARILGDVYLPDGRPFEGDPRYVLKSAIAEAEEMGYSMNVGPELEFFLFKLDANGNPTTELTDRGGYFDFAPLDRAQDVRRDIDYALEHMGFQIEASHHEVAPSQHEIDFRFGDVLSTADNVVTFKYVVKSIAYHKGYYATFMPKPLFGVNGSGMHTNQSLFKDGKNAFYDPDTPAQLSQEAMYYIGGLLEHIKEFAAITNPVVNSYKRIVPGYEAPVYITWSAKNRSSLIRIPATRGNGTRVELRCPDPACNPYLAFALMLRAGIDGIKNEIDPGEPTNANIFHLTEKEREERGIRSLPADLKGAIDEMRSSKFVKEALGEHVFSHYLCAKEMEWDEYKAIVHPWELDKYLHML comes from the coding sequence ATGGTGCAGACAAAAAAGTGTACAACCAAAGAAGATGTAATAGAGACTGTAAATGAAAGAGACGTAAAGTTTATCCGGACCCAGTTTACGGATATACTCGGCACCATTAAAAGCTGGGCAATTCCAGTTGAACAGCTGGAAGAAGCTTTCGAAAACGGGGTAATGTTTGACGGATCATCCATCCAGGGCTTTACAAGGATTGAGGAGTCTGACATGAAACTTGTACTTGACCCATCGACTTTCAGGATTCTTCCCTGGAGACCTGCAACCGGTGCAGTAGCCAGGATACTCGGAGATGTGTATCTGCCTGATGGCCGGCCTTTTGAGGGAGACCCTAGATATGTGCTTAAGAGCGCAATTGCAGAAGCCGAAGAAATGGGGTACTCAATGAATGTAGGTCCTGAACTGGAATTTTTCCTTTTCAAACTTGACGCAAATGGAAATCCGACCACAGAACTTACGGATCGGGGGGGATACTTCGATTTCGCACCCCTTGATCGGGCACAGGATGTGCGCAGAGATATTGACTATGCTCTCGAACATATGGGCTTCCAGATTGAAGCCTCCCATCATGAAGTAGCACCTTCCCAGCATGAGATTGATTTCAGGTTCGGGGATGTACTCAGTACTGCAGACAATGTTGTAACTTTCAAATACGTGGTAAAATCGATCGCATATCACAAAGGCTATTATGCCACCTTTATGCCAAAGCCTCTCTTCGGAGTAAACGGCTCAGGCATGCATACCAACCAGTCTCTATTCAAGGATGGCAAGAATGCGTTCTATGATCCAGACACTCCTGCCCAGCTTTCTCAGGAAGCCATGTACTACATTGGTGGTCTACTGGAACACATAAAGGAATTTGCAGCAATCACAAATCCGGTTGTTAACTCCTATAAGAGAATTGTGCCCGGATATGAAGCACCGGTTTATATCACCTGGTCTGCAAAGAATAGAAGCTCCCTGATTCGTATTCCTGCGACCCGAGGCAATGGGACAAGAGTAGAACTGAGATGCCCGGACCCGGCCTGTAACCCATATCTTGCTTTTGCCCTTATGCTCAGAGCTGGAATTGATGGGATAAAGAATGAGATCGACCCGGGGGAGCCTACTAACGCGAACATCTTCCATCTGACAGAGAAAGAGCGAGAGGAGAGAGGTATTCGCTCCCTGCCTGCAGATCTCAAGGGGGCAATTGACGAAATGCGAAGCAGTAAATTCGTAAAAGAAGCACTTGGAGAACACGTTTTCAGTCACTACCTCTGTGCTAAAGAAATGGAATGGGACGAATATAAAGCAATCGTTCACCCCTGGGAACTTGACAAATATCTTCATATGTTGTAA
- a CDS encoding class II glutamine amidotransferase — protein sequence MCGIISLIDRTKSRMDGSSIKAALSLMNERGSGDGAGYAAYGIYPEYADYYALHVFFDNLGEPKRKVDELLEQWGEIAHQEEIPTTPQPGMKKVHIPWRYFFKPSEDLMAERMDSENDVVTYIVMEVNTSIKGATIFSSGKNMGVFKASGWPEDVANFYRIESYKGYIWLAHNRYPTNSPGWWGGAHPFNLLNWSVVHNGEITSYGTNRRYVEGYGYKCALFTDTEVVAYLFDLLGRQHGLSHEMIVKALTPPFWDDIDRMPAKEAELNKAVRLTYGPALMNGPFAIVVGSEDGIVGFTDRIKLRPLVVGENGNRLYISSEEAAIRIIDPEVKNIYTPRAGEPIVVRFIE from the coding sequence ATGTGTGGAATAATAAGCTTAATAGACCGAACAAAGTCCAGAATGGACGGGTCGAGCATAAAAGCTGCCCTCAGCCTCATGAATGAAAGAGGTAGTGGAGATGGGGCAGGATACGCTGCATATGGAATTTATCCAGAATATGCAGATTACTATGCTCTTCATGTTTTCTTTGACAATCTAGGTGAACCAAAAAGGAAGGTAGACGAACTCCTTGAACAGTGGGGAGAAATTGCCCACCAGGAAGAGATCCCGACAACCCCTCAGCCGGGCATGAAGAAAGTGCACATCCCATGGAGATACTTCTTTAAGCCCTCAGAAGACCTGATGGCAGAGAGGATGGATTCTGAGAATGATGTTGTCACTTACATAGTTATGGAAGTAAATACCAGCATAAAAGGAGCTACAATCTTTTCCTCAGGAAAAAATATGGGTGTTTTCAAAGCTTCCGGCTGGCCCGAGGATGTGGCAAACTTTTACAGAATTGAGAGCTACAAAGGATATATCTGGCTTGCCCATAACCGTTATCCTACAAATTCCCCTGGCTGGTGGGGAGGTGCTCATCCTTTCAATCTGCTTAACTGGTCAGTAGTGCATAATGGAGAAATTACCTCTTATGGCACAAACCGGCGCTATGTCGAAGGATACGGATACAAGTGCGCCCTGTTTACTGACACTGAAGTTGTAGCTTATCTGTTTGACCTGCTTGGAAGACAGCATGGACTGTCACATGAAATGATTGTCAAGGCTTTAACTCCTCCTTTCTGGGACGATATAGACCGGATGCCAGCAAAAGAGGCAGAGTTGAACAAGGCAGTCCGCCTTACCTATGGACCTGCCCTCATGAATGGACCCTTCGCAATTGTGGTCGGATCAGAAGATGGTATTGTCGGCTTTACTGACAGGATTAAATTGCGCCCTCTTGTAGTTGGTGAGAATGGAAATCGGCTCTACATTTCCAGTGAAGAAGCCGCAATAAGGATCATTGACCCCGAAGTTAAAAATATATACACTCCCAGGGCAGGAGAACCAATAGTAGTGAGGTTTATTGAATGA
- a CDS encoding glutamate synthase-related protein — MTLGSVPTKFKVSIDRDQCMDCGRCIENCSYGVYRREGDRILVESRKCTACLRCVAMCPRDAITLTEKPVDYRSHPLWTREVREDIINQARSGKIILSGMGNARDLPVVYDRLLLDACQVTNPSIDPLREPMELRTYIGKKPSRLKFRKTKSGDIELETKLAPNLKLNTPIMIGHMSFGAISLNSHLSMAKAVKETGTFMGTGEGGLHKELYPYQDRMIVQVASGRFGVNIDYLERGAAIEIKIGQGAKPGIGGHLPGEKVNEEVSKTRMIPLGSDAISPAPHHDTYSIEDLVQLIRSLKEATEWKKPVFVKIAAVHNVAPIAAGIARSSADAVVIDGFRGGTGATPKVFRDHVGIPIEAAIASVDQKLSDQGVRNEISIIASGGIRSSADLAKSIALGADAVYIGTAALIALGCRVCGNCYRNLCPWGIATQEPHLMNRIDPERGAAQVANLIKGWTLELGELMGAAGINSIESLRGNRDRLRGYMLDEGMLKILDVLPVGA, encoded by the coding sequence ATGACGCTTGGAAGCGTGCCCACAAAATTTAAGGTAAGCATTGACCGCGACCAGTGTATGGACTGTGGACGCTGTATTGAGAATTGTTCTTACGGCGTTTACAGGAGAGAAGGCGACAGAATCCTAGTGGAATCCAGAAAATGTACAGCCTGCCTCCGATGCGTTGCTATGTGTCCGAGGGACGCAATTACACTTACAGAGAAACCTGTTGACTATCGTAGCCACCCCCTCTGGACCAGAGAAGTAAGAGAGGATATTATTAATCAGGCTCGCAGCGGAAAAATTATTCTTTCAGGAATGGGAAACGCCAGGGATTTGCCAGTTGTCTATGACCGCCTTCTCCTTGACGCCTGTCAGGTTACAAACCCGAGCATTGACCCCCTGAGAGAACCTATGGAACTCAGGACTTACATAGGAAAGAAACCATCCAGACTCAAGTTCAGGAAGACCAAGAGCGGAGACATAGAACTTGAGACAAAACTGGCTCCAAACCTCAAACTCAATACTCCAATCATGATTGGACATATGAGTTTCGGAGCTATCAGCCTTAACTCCCACCTCAGCATGGCAAAAGCTGTAAAAGAGACAGGAACCTTCATGGGAACAGGAGAAGGAGGTCTGCATAAAGAACTCTACCCCTACCAGGACCGTATGATTGTTCAGGTAGCATCAGGCCGTTTTGGGGTCAATATTGACTATCTAGAAAGAGGAGCAGCCATTGAGATAAAAATCGGTCAGGGTGCGAAACCGGGTATCGGAGGACACCTGCCTGGTGAAAAGGTGAACGAAGAAGTCTCAAAAACCCGTATGATTCCACTTGGTAGTGATGCGATCAGCCCGGCTCCTCACCATGATACTTACAGCATCGAAGATCTTGTCCAGCTAATTCGAAGTCTCAAAGAAGCAACCGAATGGAAAAAGCCTGTCTTCGTGAAAATTGCAGCCGTGCATAATGTAGCTCCAATTGCAGCAGGTATCGCCCGCTCCTCTGCAGATGCAGTGGTAATTGATGGGTTCCGAGGTGGAACCGGAGCAACCCCCAAGGTATTCAGAGATCATGTGGGAATACCGATTGAAGCTGCAATTGCAAGTGTTGACCAGAAACTCAGTGACCAGGGCGTAAGAAACGAGATCTCGATTATTGCAAGCGGTGGAATAAGAAGCAGTGCAGACCTTGCTAAATCAATTGCACTTGGTGCGGACGCTGTGTATATTGGTACTGCTGCACTTATTGCTCTGGGCTGCAGAGTCTGTGGTAATTGTTATAGAAATCTCTGCCCATGGGGCATTGCTACCCAGGAGCCACATCTCATGAACAGAATCGACCCTGAAAGAGGTGCAGCCCAGGTTGCAAACCTGATCAAGGGCTGGACTTTAGAACTCGGCGAACTTATGGGCGCTGCAGGCATTAACAGCATTGAAAGCCTGCGTGGAAATAGAGATCGCCTGCGTGGATATATGCTGGATGAAGGAATGCTTAAAATCCTGGATGTACTGCCAGTGGGAGCCTGA
- a CDS encoding GltB/FmdC/FwdC-like GXGXG domain-containing protein, giving the protein MKTVRINAKSMHYTPLNQKIRAAVADGAEEIILDNVLGQRFISGGLKGNVRVIINGVPGGDLGMLMSGPTCIVNGNAEHAPGNTMDSGMLVIHGSAGDAVAHSMRGGKVFIKGNIGYRGGIHMKQYEVEARPVLVVGGTAHSFLGEYMAGGLVLVLGIGKDKAMIDRGIGSGIHGGEIIIRGEVDDYLLGIGAKKFEFTESDLERIAPIIKTFCEQFGYNPAEFLNTSYTKIGPASSRPFAGKYVWE; this is encoded by the coding sequence ATGAAGACGGTAAGAATTAATGCAAAAAGTATGCATTACACCCCCCTGAACCAGAAGATCCGGGCTGCAGTTGCGGACGGAGCAGAGGAAATTATACTCGATAATGTGCTTGGACAGCGCTTTATAAGTGGTGGATTAAAAGGCAACGTCCGGGTAATAATTAACGGAGTCCCCGGTGGGGACCTGGGGATGCTCATGAGCGGGCCGACATGTATTGTAAATGGGAACGCTGAACACGCTCCTGGCAACACTATGGACAGCGGCATGCTTGTAATTCACGGAAGCGCAGGAGATGCAGTTGCCCACAGCATGCGAGGAGGAAAAGTCTTTATAAAAGGCAACATTGGCTATCGGGGAGGCATCCACATGAAACAGTATGAAGTGGAAGCCAGACCTGTACTTGTAGTCGGTGGTACAGCCCACTCCTTCCTCGGAGAATATATGGCAGGTGGTCTTGTGCTCGTACTGGGCATCGGTAAGGACAAAGCGATGATAGATAGGGGTATAGGAAGCGGAATCCATGGTGGAGAAATTATCATCCGTGGAGAAGTGGATGATTACCTGCTTGGAATAGGAGCCAAGAAGTTCGAGTTTACCGAGAGCGATCTTGAACGCATTGCCCCGATTATAAAGACCTTCTGCGAGCAGTTTGGATATAACCCTGCAGAGTTCCTGAATACCAGCTACACGAAGATCGGACCTGCAAGCAGCCGGCCT